The Pontibacter pudoricolor genome contains a region encoding:
- a CDS encoding T9SS type A sorting domain-containing protein, translating to MIKKFTLLIIGMVLLSFDLYAQFNSVENLKKTSISASTGEKPQSKVWTYACEQWAIFPNADGTFLWQLNGTSWSKKLKLSPSTTSKADCKVVGNVTHILLFQGTSSQLVSLEYNTSSNSYRLWDKRSSTVNITLDAEVETATIDIDGNRRMWLASDGLDKINVRWSDAPYTEWSEAITLATGVNMDDIGAVVALPGKVGVFWSDQNRKQFGFRTHADGTDPAAWSENEVPASQSARDVGKGMANDHINMAVASDGTLYCAIKTEFRLEFEKLPYPLLGLLVRRPSGKWDDLYEVTKTGTRPIVLLNEKLNKIRVIYTSEDTGGDIIYKESGTSNIIFKEPLMLIKGAYNDVTSSKGNPGYEVVILASNKNNLVGVLASDIPDPTDICGIKEMFMAYPNPFIVRSTLLFNFKKGTEYALILYDSKGAKIATIDKGKSEAGQQNTLEFNGDSLARGLYILKLHSSTNNRYLKLIKDN from the coding sequence ATGATTAAAAAGTTTACCCTTCTTATAATCGGGATGGTTCTGCTATCATTTGATCTATATGCGCAGTTCAACAGTGTCGAAAACTTAAAAAAAACGTCCATATCGGCCAGTACTGGGGAGAAGCCACAATCTAAAGTCTGGACCTATGCCTGCGAGCAATGGGCGATTTTTCCTAATGCAGACGGCACTTTCCTCTGGCAGCTAAACGGAACATCCTGGTCAAAAAAACTAAAACTATCTCCTAGTACCACTTCTAAAGCCGATTGTAAGGTTGTTGGTAATGTTACTCACATCCTGCTGTTTCAGGGTACTTCGTCTCAGTTAGTTTCGCTTGAATATAATACTTCCTCGAACAGTTATCGTCTTTGGGATAAAAGGTCATCCACAGTAAATATAACGCTGGATGCTGAGGTGGAAACAGCCACTATAGATATTGATGGAAACAGGCGTATGTGGCTTGCATCAGATGGGCTGGATAAAATAAATGTGAGATGGAGTGATGCGCCTTATACAGAGTGGAGTGAAGCTATTACTCTTGCAACTGGTGTAAACATGGATGATATAGGAGCTGTAGTTGCGCTGCCCGGAAAAGTGGGTGTATTCTGGTCTGATCAGAACAGAAAGCAGTTTGGATTCAGGACACATGCAGACGGAACAGATCCAGCAGCGTGGTCAGAAAATGAAGTGCCTGCCTCCCAGTCTGCACGCGATGTAGGCAAAGGCATGGCTAACGATCATATTAACATGGCTGTTGCTAGTGATGGTACCTTGTATTGTGCCATAAAGACTGAATTCAGATTGGAATTTGAAAAATTGCCTTATCCTTTGCTCGGACTTCTGGTTCGCAGGCCTTCAGGCAAATGGGATGACCTGTATGAAGTAACAAAAACAGGTACCAGGCCCATAGTTCTGCTGAATGAAAAACTGAACAAAATACGTGTTATTTATACCTCAGAGGACACTGGCGGCGATATCATTTATAAAGAATCAGGTACATCAAACATTATTTTCAAGGAGCCTTTAATGCTGATAAAAGGAGCATACAATGATGTAACGAGCAGCAAGGGTAACCCTGGCTATGAGGTAGTTATATTAGCTTCCAATAAAAACAATTTAGTTGGAGTACTTGCATCTGATATACCTGACCCGACAGACATCTGTGGCATAAAGGAGATGTTTATGGCTTACCCTAACCCGTTCATTGTAAGATCTACCCTTCTCTTTAACTTCAAAAAAGGAACTGAGTATGCACTTATTTTATATGATAGCAAAGGAGCCAAAATAGCGACAATAGATAAAGGCAAATCAGAGGCAGGTCAGCAAAATACCCTGGAGTTTAATGGAGATTCGCTGGCGCGTGGGTTGTACATTTTAAAGCTCCACTCATCAACTAATAATCGATATTTAAAACTTATTAAAGATAATTAA